One window from the genome of Amycolatopsis sp. NBC_01480 encodes:
- a CDS encoding TetR/AcrR family transcriptional regulator, protein MPADHENRPPLRKDAERNRQRILAAAREVFRDHGVAATLNDVAHHAGVGVGTVYRRFADKEELIDALFDDMVEKVDRALTDALAEPDAWTGLSTALEKVCEDQAFDRGLREVMLGTGRGPQRQRQVRDRVDTAVDVLIARAQEQGRLRPDVGPADFPILQLMVGAVTDHTGTPELWRRYLRIVLDGLRARPDTPELPGSGTAHATVESALVASSTHAAQDRKRRR, encoded by the coding sequence GTGCCGGCTGACCACGAAAACCGCCCTCCGCTGCGCAAGGACGCCGAGCGCAACCGGCAGCGCATCCTGGCCGCGGCCCGGGAAGTGTTCCGCGACCACGGCGTCGCCGCCACCCTCAACGACGTCGCGCACCACGCCGGCGTCGGCGTCGGCACCGTGTACCGGCGCTTCGCCGACAAGGAAGAACTGATCGACGCGCTGTTCGACGACATGGTCGAAAAAGTCGACCGCGCCCTGACCGACGCGCTGGCCGAACCGGACGCCTGGACCGGGCTGAGCACCGCGCTCGAGAAGGTGTGCGAGGACCAGGCGTTCGACCGGGGGCTGCGCGAGGTCATGCTCGGCACCGGCCGCGGCCCGCAACGGCAGCGGCAGGTGCGCGACCGGGTGGACACGGCGGTCGACGTCCTGATCGCCAGGGCCCAGGAGCAGGGCAGGCTGCGGCCGGACGTCGGACCGGCCGATTTCCCGATCCTGCAGCTGATGGTCGGCGCGGTCACCGACCACACCGGAACGCCCGAGCTGTGGCGGCGGTACCTGCGGATCGTGCTCGACGGCCTGCGCGCCCGGCCCGACACGCCGGAGCTGCCGGGCAGCGGCACGGCCCACGCGACCG